The proteins below come from a single Drosophila kikkawai strain 14028-0561.14 chromosome 3R, DkikHiC1v2, whole genome shotgun sequence genomic window:
- the Syp gene encoding heterogeneous nuclear ribonucleoprotein Q isoform X2 produces MEVNVKQVDGGGGELLSRILKDRPHIPIPISFALRKMAEGNGELLDDINQKADDRGDGERTEDYPKLLEYGLDKKVAGKLDEIYKTGKLAHAELDERALDALKEFPVDGALNVLGQFLESNLEHVSNKSAYLCGVMKTYRQKSRASQQGVPTPAAAVQVKGPDEDKIKKILERTGYTLDVTTGQRKYGGPPPDWEGNVPGNGCEVFCGKIPKDMYEDELIPLFEKCGTIWDLRLMMDPMTGTNRGYAFVTFTNREAAVNAVRQLNDFEIRKGKKIGVTISFNNHRLFVGNIPKNRDRDELIEEFSKHAPGLYEVIIYSSPDDKKKNRGFCFLEYESHKAASLAKRRLGTGRIKVWGCDIIVDWADPQEEPDEQTMSKVKVLYVRNLTQDVSEDKLKEQFEQYGKVERVKKIKDYAFIHFEDRDSAVDAMRGLNGKEIGASNIEVSLAKPPSDKKKKEEILRARERRMMQMMQARPGIVGNLSPTHASMMSLTPMRLQGARMPLRTPIPRDYDYDYDYFGFSDFRPGTYANDPYYDELYRSYDGDYSFYEYSSPSGLGGAGNGGGGGVGGGGGGVSGSIMPLSGGATQNASLSGGQRSARGLASGSSGSPGSVMGVGRGPGITVPRGRAVGQRGSISRLGAQTVPQAAAAAAAGQAAAAAVAQRGATGQGAPAATGGVRGVVPMRPSARGTQHVKPLQNLPVVGKRKFDGGHQNPADVKRRYPSGLIGNGGSWGSLPLPQQPLGTNGEQWYMDTFSAWS; encoded by the exons ATGGAGGTCAACGTTAAGCAAGTCGATGGAGGCGGCGGCGAGCTGCTGTCCAGGATCCTCAAGGATCGCCCCCATATCCCGATACCGATTTCGTTTGCCTTACGCA AAATGGCGGAGGGTAATGGCGAACTGTTAGATGACATTAATCAGAAAGCCGATGACCGTGGCGATGGCGAACGTACGGAGGACTATCCCAAGCTGCTGGAATACGGTCTGGACAAGAAA GTTGCCGGCAAACTGGATGAAATCTACAAGACCGGAAAGCTGGCTCACGCCGAGCTGGACGAGCGCGCCTTGGACGCGCTCAAGGAGTTCCCCGTCGATGGTGCCTTGAATGTGTTGGGTCAGTTCCTCGAATCGAACCTGGAGCACGTGTCAAACAAGTCTGCCTACTTGTGCGGCGTAATGAAGACGTACCGCCAGAAGAGTCGAGCCAGCCAGCAGGGTGTACCAACGCCCGCTGCAGCTGTTCAGGTTAAGGGACCCGACGAAGACAAGATCAAGAAGATCCTCGAGCGAACCGGCTACACATTAGATGTGACGACAG GCCAGCGTAAATACGGCGGACCGCCACCGGACTGGGAGGGCAATGTGCCGGGCAATGGGTGCGAAGTGTTCTGCGGCAAGATACCCAAGGACATGTACGAGGACGAGCTGATCCCGCTCTTCGAGAAGTGCGGCACAATCTGGGACCTCCGCCTCATGATGGACCCGATGACGGGCACAAATCGTGGTTATGCATTTGTCACATTCACAAATCGCGAAGCAGCCGTCAATGCAGTGCGCCAG CTAAATGATTTTGAAATTCGGAAAGGCAAAAAGATTGGTGTTACGATATCATTTAACAATCACCGGCTATTTGTCGGCAATATACCTAAGAATAGAGATCGCGACGAATTAATTGAGGAATTTTCAAAACATGCAC CTGGCCTTTACGAGGTAATCATATACAGTTCGCCAGATGATAAGAAAAAGAACCGCGGCTTCTGCTTTCTCGAATACGAGTCGCACAAGGCGGCATCTTTGGCCAAACGAAGACTTGGCACTGGTAGAATTAAG GTTTGGGGATGTGATATAATAGTCGACTGGGCCGATCCACAGGAGGAGCCGGATGAACAAACTATGTCCAAGGTTAAAGTTCTTTATGTGCGAAATCTAACTCAGGACGTCTCCGAGGATAAGTTGAAG GAGCAATTTGAGCAATATGGAAAGGTGGAACGcgttaagaaaattaaagactATGCCTTTATACACTTTGAGGATCGTGATAGCGCCGTCGATGCTATGCGTGGCCTTAATGGCAAGGAGATCGGCGCCTCGAATATTGAG GTCTCTCTCGCCAAACCCCCCTCGGACAAGAAGAAAAAGGAGGAGATTCTGCGGGCCCGTGAGCGCCGTATGATGCAAATGATGCAAGCGCGTCCCGGGATCGTGGG AAATCTGTCGCCGACACATGCCAGCATGATGTCCCTGACGCCCATGCGCCTGCAAGGGGCGCGCATGCCGCTGCGTACGCCGATACCTCGCGACTACG ACTATGATTACGATTATTTTGGTTTCTCGGACTTCCGGCCCGGCACCTATGCCAATGATCCGTACTATGACGAGCTGTACCGCTCCTACGATGGGGACTACAGCTTCTATGAGTACTCAAGCCCCTCGGGACTTGGCGGAGCTGGTaacggtggcggcggcggcgtcggaggtggaggaggaggagtctCCGGATCGATAATGCCGCTGTCGGGTGGCGCCACCCAGAATGCATCGCTGTCCGGGGGTCAGCGATCGGCCAGGGGCTTAGCAAGTGGTTCCAGTGGCTCGCCGGGCTCCGTTATG GGAGTTGGTCGTGGGCCTGGAATCACAGTGCCGCGTGGCAGAGCCGTTGGCCAGCGTGGCAGCATCAGTCGTCTGGGGGCCCAAACAGTGCcacaggcggcggcagcggcggcggcgggacaggcggcggcggcggcagtagCTCAGCGGGGGGCCACCGGTCAGGGGGCGCCGGCAGCAACCGGGGGGGTCCGTGGGGTGGTGCCAATGCGTCCCAGCGCTCGTGGCACCCAGCACGTCAAGCCGCTACAAAATTTACCAG TAGTCGGTAAACGTAAGTTCGATGGAGGTCACCAAAATCCGGCAGATGTTAAGCGACGTTACCCGAGCGGTTTGATAGGAAATGGCGGCAGTTGGGGCAGTTTACCGCTACCACAGCAACCTTTAGGCACCAATGGTGAACAGTGGTACATGGATACGTTTTCGGCATGGAGTTAA
- the Syp gene encoding heterogeneous nuclear ribonucleoprotein Q isoform X3 has product MNKFVSHNLARDSYRTFSPEMYATLSSPMAQHAAEMAEGNGELLDDINQKADDRGDGERTEDYPKLLEYGLDKKVAGKLDEIYKTGKLAHAELDERALDALKEFPVDGALNVLGQFLESNLEHVSNKSAYLCGVMKTYRQKSRASQQGVPTPAAAVQVKGPDEDKIKKILERTGYTLDVTTGQRKYGGPPPDWEGNVPGNGCEVFCGKIPKDMYEDELIPLFEKCGTIWDLRLMMDPMTGTNRGYAFVTFTNREAAVNAVRQLDNHEIKPGKCLKINISVPNLRLFVGNIPKSKGKDEILEEFGKLTAGLYEVIIYSSPDDKKKNRGFCFLEYESHKAASLAKRRLGTGRIKVWGCDIIVDWADPQEEPDEQTMSKVKVLYVRNLTQDVSEDKLKEQFEQYGKVERVKKIKDYAFIHFEDRDSAVDAMRGLNGKEIGASNIEVSLAKPPSDKKKKEEILRARERRMMQMMQARPGIVGNLSPTHASMMSLTPMRLQGARMPLRTPIPRDYDYDYDYFGFSDFRPGTYANDPYYDELYRSYDGDYSFYEYSSPSGLGGAGNGGGGGVGGGGGGVSGSIMPLSGGATQNASLSGGQRSARGLASGSSGSPGSVMGVGRGPGITVPRGRAVGQRGSISRLGAQTVPQAAAAAAAGQAAAAAVAQRGATGQGAPAATGGVRGVVPMRPSARGTQHVKPLQNLPVVGKRKFDGGHQNPADVKRRYPSGLIGNGGSWGSLPLPQQPLGTNGEQWYMDTFSAWS; this is encoded by the exons AAATGGCGGAGGGTAATGGCGAACTGTTAGATGACATTAATCAGAAAGCCGATGACCGTGGCGATGGCGAACGTACGGAGGACTATCCCAAGCTGCTGGAATACGGTCTGGACAAGAAA GTTGCCGGCAAACTGGATGAAATCTACAAGACCGGAAAGCTGGCTCACGCCGAGCTGGACGAGCGCGCCTTGGACGCGCTCAAGGAGTTCCCCGTCGATGGTGCCTTGAATGTGTTGGGTCAGTTCCTCGAATCGAACCTGGAGCACGTGTCAAACAAGTCTGCCTACTTGTGCGGCGTAATGAAGACGTACCGCCAGAAGAGTCGAGCCAGCCAGCAGGGTGTACCAACGCCCGCTGCAGCTGTTCAGGTTAAGGGACCCGACGAAGACAAGATCAAGAAGATCCTCGAGCGAACCGGCTACACATTAGATGTGACGACAG GCCAGCGTAAATACGGCGGACCGCCACCGGACTGGGAGGGCAATGTGCCGGGCAATGGGTGCGAAGTGTTCTGCGGCAAGATACCCAAGGACATGTACGAGGACGAGCTGATCCCGCTCTTCGAGAAGTGCGGCACAATCTGGGACCTCCGCCTCATGATGGACCCGATGACGGGCACAAATCGTGGTTATGCATTTGTCACATTCACAAATCGCGAAGCAGCCGTCAATGCAGTGCGCCAG CTCGATAATCACGAAATAAAACCCGGCAAGTgtctgaaaataaatataagcgTACCGAATCTGCGCCTTTTCGTAGGCAATATTCCCAAGTCAAAGGGCAAAGATGAAATATTAGAGGAATTTGGTAAACTTACAG CTGGCCTTTACGAGGTAATCATATACAGTTCGCCAGATGATAAGAAAAAGAACCGCGGCTTCTGCTTTCTCGAATACGAGTCGCACAAGGCGGCATCTTTGGCCAAACGAAGACTTGGCACTGGTAGAATTAAG GTTTGGGGATGTGATATAATAGTCGACTGGGCCGATCCACAGGAGGAGCCGGATGAACAAACTATGTCCAAGGTTAAAGTTCTTTATGTGCGAAATCTAACTCAGGACGTCTCCGAGGATAAGTTGAAG GAGCAATTTGAGCAATATGGAAAGGTGGAACGcgttaagaaaattaaagactATGCCTTTATACACTTTGAGGATCGTGATAGCGCCGTCGATGCTATGCGTGGCCTTAATGGCAAGGAGATCGGCGCCTCGAATATTGAG GTCTCTCTCGCCAAACCCCCCTCGGACAAGAAGAAAAAGGAGGAGATTCTGCGGGCCCGTGAGCGCCGTATGATGCAAATGATGCAAGCGCGTCCCGGGATCGTGGG AAATCTGTCGCCGACACATGCCAGCATGATGTCCCTGACGCCCATGCGCCTGCAAGGGGCGCGCATGCCGCTGCGTACGCCGATACCTCGCGACTACG ACTATGATTACGATTATTTTGGTTTCTCGGACTTCCGGCCCGGCACCTATGCCAATGATCCGTACTATGACGAGCTGTACCGCTCCTACGATGGGGACTACAGCTTCTATGAGTACTCAAGCCCCTCGGGACTTGGCGGAGCTGGTaacggtggcggcggcggcgtcggaggtggaggaggaggagtctCCGGATCGATAATGCCGCTGTCGGGTGGCGCCACCCAGAATGCATCGCTGTCCGGGGGTCAGCGATCGGCCAGGGGCTTAGCAAGTGGTTCCAGTGGCTCGCCGGGCTCCGTTATG GGAGTTGGTCGTGGGCCTGGAATCACAGTGCCGCGTGGCAGAGCCGTTGGCCAGCGTGGCAGCATCAGTCGTCTGGGGGCCCAAACAGTGCcacaggcggcggcagcggcggcggcgggacaggcggcggcggcggcagtagCTCAGCGGGGGGCCACCGGTCAGGGGGCGCCGGCAGCAACCGGGGGGGTCCGTGGGGTGGTGCCAATGCGTCCCAGCGCTCGTGGCACCCAGCACGTCAAGCCGCTACAAAATTTACCAG TAGTCGGTAAACGTAAGTTCGATGGAGGTCACCAAAATCCGGCAGATGTTAAGCGACGTTACCCGAGCGGTTTGATAGGAAATGGCGGCAGTTGGGGCAGTTTACCGCTACCACAGCAACCTTTAGGCACCAATGGTGAACAGTGGTACATGGATACGTTTTCGGCATGGAGTTAA
- the Syp gene encoding heterogeneous nuclear ribonucleoprotein R isoform X14 has product MEVNVKQVDGGGGELLSRILKDRPHIPIPISFALRKMAEGNGELLDDINQKADDRGDGERTEDYPKLLEYGLDKKVAGKLDEIYKTGKLAHAELDERALDALKEFPVDGALNVLGQFLESNLEHVSNKSAYLCGVMKTYRQKSRASQQGVPTPAAAVQVKGPDEDKIKKILERTGYTLDVTTGQRKYGGPPPDWEGNVPGNGCEVFCGKIPKDMYEDELIPLFEKCGTIWDLRLMMDPMTGTNRGYAFVTFTNREAAVNAVRQLNDFEIRKGKKIGVTISFNNHRLFVGNIPKNRDRDELIEEFSKHAPGLYEVIIYSSPDDKKKNRGFCFLEYESHKAASLAKRRLGTGRIKVWGCDIIVDWADPQEEPDEQTMSKVKVLYVRNLTQDVSEDKLKEQFEQYGKVERVKKIKDYAFIHFEDRDSAVDAMRGLNGKEIGASNIEVSLAKPPSDKKKKEEILRARERRMMQMMQARPGIVGNLSPTHASMMSLTPMRLQGARMPLRTPIPRDYVVGKRKFDGGHQNPADVKRRYPSGLIGNGGSWGSLPLPQQPLGTNGEQWYMDTFSAWS; this is encoded by the exons ATGGAGGTCAACGTTAAGCAAGTCGATGGAGGCGGCGGCGAGCTGCTGTCCAGGATCCTCAAGGATCGCCCCCATATCCCGATACCGATTTCGTTTGCCTTACGCA AAATGGCGGAGGGTAATGGCGAACTGTTAGATGACATTAATCAGAAAGCCGATGACCGTGGCGATGGCGAACGTACGGAGGACTATCCCAAGCTGCTGGAATACGGTCTGGACAAGAAA GTTGCCGGCAAACTGGATGAAATCTACAAGACCGGAAAGCTGGCTCACGCCGAGCTGGACGAGCGCGCCTTGGACGCGCTCAAGGAGTTCCCCGTCGATGGTGCCTTGAATGTGTTGGGTCAGTTCCTCGAATCGAACCTGGAGCACGTGTCAAACAAGTCTGCCTACTTGTGCGGCGTAATGAAGACGTACCGCCAGAAGAGTCGAGCCAGCCAGCAGGGTGTACCAACGCCCGCTGCAGCTGTTCAGGTTAAGGGACCCGACGAAGACAAGATCAAGAAGATCCTCGAGCGAACCGGCTACACATTAGATGTGACGACAG GCCAGCGTAAATACGGCGGACCGCCACCGGACTGGGAGGGCAATGTGCCGGGCAATGGGTGCGAAGTGTTCTGCGGCAAGATACCCAAGGACATGTACGAGGACGAGCTGATCCCGCTCTTCGAGAAGTGCGGCACAATCTGGGACCTCCGCCTCATGATGGACCCGATGACGGGCACAAATCGTGGTTATGCATTTGTCACATTCACAAATCGCGAAGCAGCCGTCAATGCAGTGCGCCAG CTAAATGATTTTGAAATTCGGAAAGGCAAAAAGATTGGTGTTACGATATCATTTAACAATCACCGGCTATTTGTCGGCAATATACCTAAGAATAGAGATCGCGACGAATTAATTGAGGAATTTTCAAAACATGCAC CTGGCCTTTACGAGGTAATCATATACAGTTCGCCAGATGATAAGAAAAAGAACCGCGGCTTCTGCTTTCTCGAATACGAGTCGCACAAGGCGGCATCTTTGGCCAAACGAAGACTTGGCACTGGTAGAATTAAG GTTTGGGGATGTGATATAATAGTCGACTGGGCCGATCCACAGGAGGAGCCGGATGAACAAACTATGTCCAAGGTTAAAGTTCTTTATGTGCGAAATCTAACTCAGGACGTCTCCGAGGATAAGTTGAAG GAGCAATTTGAGCAATATGGAAAGGTGGAACGcgttaagaaaattaaagactATGCCTTTATACACTTTGAGGATCGTGATAGCGCCGTCGATGCTATGCGTGGCCTTAATGGCAAGGAGATCGGCGCCTCGAATATTGAG GTCTCTCTCGCCAAACCCCCCTCGGACAAGAAGAAAAAGGAGGAGATTCTGCGGGCCCGTGAGCGCCGTATGATGCAAATGATGCAAGCGCGTCCCGGGATCGTGGG AAATCTGTCGCCGACACATGCCAGCATGATGTCCCTGACGCCCATGCGCCTGCAAGGGGCGCGCATGCCGCTGCGTACGCCGATACCTCGCGACTACG TAGTCGGTAAACGTAAGTTCGATGGAGGTCACCAAAATCCGGCAGATGTTAAGCGACGTTACCCGAGCGGTTTGATAGGAAATGGCGGCAGTTGGGGCAGTTTACCGCTACCACAGCAACCTTTAGGCACCAATGGTGAACAGTGGTACATGGATACGTTTTCGGCATGGAGTTAA
- the Syp gene encoding heterogeneous nuclear ribonucleoprotein Q isoform X1 translates to MEVNVKQVDGGGGELLSRILKDRPHIPIPISFALRKMAEGNGELLDDINQKADDRGDGERTEDYPKLLEYGLDKKVAGKLDEIYKTGKLAHAELDERALDALKEFPVDGALNVLGQFLESNLEHVSNKSAYLCGVMKTYRQKSRASQQGVPTPAAAVQVKGPDEDKIKKILERTGYTLDVTTGQRKYGGPPPDWEGNVPGNGCEVFCGKIPKDMYEDELIPLFEKCGTIWDLRLMMDPMTGTNRGYAFVTFTNREAAVNAVRQLDNHEIKPGKCLKINISVPNLRLFVGNIPKSKGKDEILEEFGKLTAGLYEVIIYSSPDDKKKNRGFCFLEYESHKAASLAKRRLGTGRIKVWGCDIIVDWADPQEEPDEQTMSKVKVLYVRNLTQDVSEDKLKEQFEQYGKVERVKKIKDYAFIHFEDRDSAVDAMRGLNGKEIGASNIEVSLAKPPSDKKKKEEILRARERRMMQMMQARPGIVGNLSPTHASMMSLTPMRLQGARMPLRTPIPRDYDYDYDYFGFSDFRPGTYANDPYYDELYRSYDGDYSFYEYSSPSGLGGAGNGGGGGVGGGGGGVSGSIMPLSGGATQNASLSGGQRSARGLASGSSGSPGSVMGVGRGPGITVPRGRAVGQRGSISRLGAQTVPQAAAAAAAGQAAAAAVAQRGATGQGAPAATGGVRGVVPMRPSARGTQHVKPLQNLPVVGKRKFDGGHQNPADVKRRYPSGLIGNGGSWGSLPLPQQPLGTNGEQWYMDTFSAWS, encoded by the exons ATGGAGGTCAACGTTAAGCAAGTCGATGGAGGCGGCGGCGAGCTGCTGTCCAGGATCCTCAAGGATCGCCCCCATATCCCGATACCGATTTCGTTTGCCTTACGCA AAATGGCGGAGGGTAATGGCGAACTGTTAGATGACATTAATCAGAAAGCCGATGACCGTGGCGATGGCGAACGTACGGAGGACTATCCCAAGCTGCTGGAATACGGTCTGGACAAGAAA GTTGCCGGCAAACTGGATGAAATCTACAAGACCGGAAAGCTGGCTCACGCCGAGCTGGACGAGCGCGCCTTGGACGCGCTCAAGGAGTTCCCCGTCGATGGTGCCTTGAATGTGTTGGGTCAGTTCCTCGAATCGAACCTGGAGCACGTGTCAAACAAGTCTGCCTACTTGTGCGGCGTAATGAAGACGTACCGCCAGAAGAGTCGAGCCAGCCAGCAGGGTGTACCAACGCCCGCTGCAGCTGTTCAGGTTAAGGGACCCGACGAAGACAAGATCAAGAAGATCCTCGAGCGAACCGGCTACACATTAGATGTGACGACAG GCCAGCGTAAATACGGCGGACCGCCACCGGACTGGGAGGGCAATGTGCCGGGCAATGGGTGCGAAGTGTTCTGCGGCAAGATACCCAAGGACATGTACGAGGACGAGCTGATCCCGCTCTTCGAGAAGTGCGGCACAATCTGGGACCTCCGCCTCATGATGGACCCGATGACGGGCACAAATCGTGGTTATGCATTTGTCACATTCACAAATCGCGAAGCAGCCGTCAATGCAGTGCGCCAG CTCGATAATCACGAAATAAAACCCGGCAAGTgtctgaaaataaatataagcgTACCGAATCTGCGCCTTTTCGTAGGCAATATTCCCAAGTCAAAGGGCAAAGATGAAATATTAGAGGAATTTGGTAAACTTACAG CTGGCCTTTACGAGGTAATCATATACAGTTCGCCAGATGATAAGAAAAAGAACCGCGGCTTCTGCTTTCTCGAATACGAGTCGCACAAGGCGGCATCTTTGGCCAAACGAAGACTTGGCACTGGTAGAATTAAG GTTTGGGGATGTGATATAATAGTCGACTGGGCCGATCCACAGGAGGAGCCGGATGAACAAACTATGTCCAAGGTTAAAGTTCTTTATGTGCGAAATCTAACTCAGGACGTCTCCGAGGATAAGTTGAAG GAGCAATTTGAGCAATATGGAAAGGTGGAACGcgttaagaaaattaaagactATGCCTTTATACACTTTGAGGATCGTGATAGCGCCGTCGATGCTATGCGTGGCCTTAATGGCAAGGAGATCGGCGCCTCGAATATTGAG GTCTCTCTCGCCAAACCCCCCTCGGACAAGAAGAAAAAGGAGGAGATTCTGCGGGCCCGTGAGCGCCGTATGATGCAAATGATGCAAGCGCGTCCCGGGATCGTGGG AAATCTGTCGCCGACACATGCCAGCATGATGTCCCTGACGCCCATGCGCCTGCAAGGGGCGCGCATGCCGCTGCGTACGCCGATACCTCGCGACTACG ACTATGATTACGATTATTTTGGTTTCTCGGACTTCCGGCCCGGCACCTATGCCAATGATCCGTACTATGACGAGCTGTACCGCTCCTACGATGGGGACTACAGCTTCTATGAGTACTCAAGCCCCTCGGGACTTGGCGGAGCTGGTaacggtggcggcggcggcgtcggaggtggaggaggaggagtctCCGGATCGATAATGCCGCTGTCGGGTGGCGCCACCCAGAATGCATCGCTGTCCGGGGGTCAGCGATCGGCCAGGGGCTTAGCAAGTGGTTCCAGTGGCTCGCCGGGCTCCGTTATG GGAGTTGGTCGTGGGCCTGGAATCACAGTGCCGCGTGGCAGAGCCGTTGGCCAGCGTGGCAGCATCAGTCGTCTGGGGGCCCAAACAGTGCcacaggcggcggcagcggcggcggcgggacaggcggcggcggcggcagtagCTCAGCGGGGGGCCACCGGTCAGGGGGCGCCGGCAGCAACCGGGGGGGTCCGTGGGGTGGTGCCAATGCGTCCCAGCGCTCGTGGCACCCAGCACGTCAAGCCGCTACAAAATTTACCAG TAGTCGGTAAACGTAAGTTCGATGGAGGTCACCAAAATCCGGCAGATGTTAAGCGACGTTACCCGAGCGGTTTGATAGGAAATGGCGGCAGTTGGGGCAGTTTACCGCTACCACAGCAACCTTTAGGCACCAATGGTGAACAGTGGTACATGGATACGTTTTCGGCATGGAGTTAA
- the Syp gene encoding heterogeneous nuclear ribonucleoprotein R isoform X13, whose product MEVNVKQVDGGGGELLSRILKDRPHIPIPISFALRKMAEGNGELLDDINQKADDRGDGERTEDYPKLLEYGLDKKVAGKLDEIYKTGKLAHAELDERALDALKEFPVDGALNVLGQFLESNLEHVSNKSAYLCGVMKTYRQKSRASQQGVPTPAAAVQVKGPDEDKIKKILERTGYTLDVTTGQRKYGGPPPDWEGNVPGNGCEVFCGKIPKDMYEDELIPLFEKCGTIWDLRLMMDPMTGTNRGYAFVTFTNREAAVNAVRQLDNHEIKPGKCLKINISVPNLRLFVGNIPKSKGKDEILEEFGKLTAGLYEVIIYSSPDDKKKNRGFCFLEYESHKAASLAKRRLGTGRIKVWGCDIIVDWADPQEEPDEQTMSKVKVLYVRNLTQDVSEDKLKEQFEQYGKVERVKKIKDYAFIHFEDRDSAVDAMRGLNGKEIGASNIEVSLAKPPSDKKKKEEILRARERRMMQMMQARPGIVGNLSPTHASMMSLTPMRLQGARMPLRTPIPRDYVVGKRKFDGGHQNPADVKRRYPSGLIGNGGSWGSLPLPQQPLGTNGEQWYMDTFSAWS is encoded by the exons ATGGAGGTCAACGTTAAGCAAGTCGATGGAGGCGGCGGCGAGCTGCTGTCCAGGATCCTCAAGGATCGCCCCCATATCCCGATACCGATTTCGTTTGCCTTACGCA AAATGGCGGAGGGTAATGGCGAACTGTTAGATGACATTAATCAGAAAGCCGATGACCGTGGCGATGGCGAACGTACGGAGGACTATCCCAAGCTGCTGGAATACGGTCTGGACAAGAAA GTTGCCGGCAAACTGGATGAAATCTACAAGACCGGAAAGCTGGCTCACGCCGAGCTGGACGAGCGCGCCTTGGACGCGCTCAAGGAGTTCCCCGTCGATGGTGCCTTGAATGTGTTGGGTCAGTTCCTCGAATCGAACCTGGAGCACGTGTCAAACAAGTCTGCCTACTTGTGCGGCGTAATGAAGACGTACCGCCAGAAGAGTCGAGCCAGCCAGCAGGGTGTACCAACGCCCGCTGCAGCTGTTCAGGTTAAGGGACCCGACGAAGACAAGATCAAGAAGATCCTCGAGCGAACCGGCTACACATTAGATGTGACGACAG GCCAGCGTAAATACGGCGGACCGCCACCGGACTGGGAGGGCAATGTGCCGGGCAATGGGTGCGAAGTGTTCTGCGGCAAGATACCCAAGGACATGTACGAGGACGAGCTGATCCCGCTCTTCGAGAAGTGCGGCACAATCTGGGACCTCCGCCTCATGATGGACCCGATGACGGGCACAAATCGTGGTTATGCATTTGTCACATTCACAAATCGCGAAGCAGCCGTCAATGCAGTGCGCCAG CTCGATAATCACGAAATAAAACCCGGCAAGTgtctgaaaataaatataagcgTACCGAATCTGCGCCTTTTCGTAGGCAATATTCCCAAGTCAAAGGGCAAAGATGAAATATTAGAGGAATTTGGTAAACTTACAG CTGGCCTTTACGAGGTAATCATATACAGTTCGCCAGATGATAAGAAAAAGAACCGCGGCTTCTGCTTTCTCGAATACGAGTCGCACAAGGCGGCATCTTTGGCCAAACGAAGACTTGGCACTGGTAGAATTAAG GTTTGGGGATGTGATATAATAGTCGACTGGGCCGATCCACAGGAGGAGCCGGATGAACAAACTATGTCCAAGGTTAAAGTTCTTTATGTGCGAAATCTAACTCAGGACGTCTCCGAGGATAAGTTGAAG GAGCAATTTGAGCAATATGGAAAGGTGGAACGcgttaagaaaattaaagactATGCCTTTATACACTTTGAGGATCGTGATAGCGCCGTCGATGCTATGCGTGGCCTTAATGGCAAGGAGATCGGCGCCTCGAATATTGAG GTCTCTCTCGCCAAACCCCCCTCGGACAAGAAGAAAAAGGAGGAGATTCTGCGGGCCCGTGAGCGCCGTATGATGCAAATGATGCAAGCGCGTCCCGGGATCGTGGG AAATCTGTCGCCGACACATGCCAGCATGATGTCCCTGACGCCCATGCGCCTGCAAGGGGCGCGCATGCCGCTGCGTACGCCGATACCTCGCGACTACG TAGTCGGTAAACGTAAGTTCGATGGAGGTCACCAAAATCCGGCAGATGTTAAGCGACGTTACCCGAGCGGTTTGATAGGAAATGGCGGCAGTTGGGGCAGTTTACCGCTACCACAGCAACCTTTAGGCACCAATGGTGAACAGTGGTACATGGATACGTTTTCGGCATGGAGTTAA